A DNA window from Tenuifilaceae bacterium CYCD contains the following coding sequences:
- a CDS encoding peptidase M23, translating to MSEKKKRVKIFRNLWDKYRLSIYNDQTFEEVWQLRLSRMNVLIFFGGFAIALVLSVTVLIAFTPIREFIPGYPDGKTRKGYVQNALKVDSLERVLDQWEKYQANINIILNGGEPHSIESKPDTSKRYKSIEFSKSEEDSLLRSQIEADEMYNLSFNYSETHKSKTIYFIPPVKGVVTNPYNPTVDHYGIDLVAAPNEVVLAVANGTIVLSNWTLETGYTMAIQHENNFISVYKHNSKLLKRQGDRIKAGEAIAIIGNSGELTTGPHLHFELWQNGYSVDPAKFIHF from the coding sequence GTGAGCGAGAAGAAAAAAAGAGTTAAAATATTCCGTAATTTGTGGGATAAGTATAGGCTTAGCATATACAACGACCAAACTTTTGAAGAGGTTTGGCAGTTACGCCTTTCGCGGATGAATGTGTTAATATTCTTTGGAGGTTTTGCTATTGCTCTTGTATTGTCTGTAACAGTGCTGATTGCCTTTACTCCTATTCGGGAGTTCATTCCTGGATATCCCGATGGTAAAACCAGAAAAGGATACGTTCAAAATGCGTTAAAGGTCGATTCGCTTGAGCGTGTTCTGGATCAGTGGGAGAAATATCAAGCCAACATCAATATCATACTTAACGGAGGTGAGCCCCATAGCATTGAGAGCAAGCCTGATACATCGAAACGATATAAGTCGATAGAGTTCTCAAAATCCGAGGAGGATTCTTTGCTTCGTTCACAAATAGAGGCCGACGAAATGTATAACCTTTCGTTTAACTACTCCGAAACGCATAAATCGAAAACGATTTACTTTATTCCACCAGTGAAAGGGGTTGTAACCAACCCGTACAATCCTACTGTTGACCATTACGGTATTGATTTGGTAGCTGCGCCCAATGAAGTAGTTCTTGCGGTTGCCAATGGAACCATAGTCTTATCGAACTGGACCTTGGAAACAGGGTACACCATGGCCATTCAGCACGAGAATAACTTCATCTCGGTATATAAGCATAACAGCAAATTGTTGAAGCGACAAGGTGATAGGATTAAGGCTGGCGAAGCAATTGCAATAATTGGAAATTCTGGTGAACTTACTACTGGACCACATCTACACTTTGAGCTGTGGCAAAACGGATACTCTGTCGATCCTGCTAAGTTTATCCATTTCTAG
- a CDS encoding serine type site-specific recombinase gives MNNLDKYRKFAKARPNANAKTKNLNVWLYTRVSSASQKDNYSLDYQRDEAYAFAQKKGLTITREFGKKNESASSDFTRKEFSDLINEVKKEKVKPFAIMVYIMNRFSRSGGGAVAIADELINKIGVHLIEVCSGLDTSTDDGRLEIYDKLLEAKKQNNDRLKHTIPGMKRLLKAGKCLGNVPFGYTQYGPRVKDFERRAVEQRIIINEDGKKLKLAWEWKVSGMPDHVILTKLRSLGVNIRKQKLSAMWNKPFYCGIQTNKLLDGDFVRGNWEVMVSEDVFWKVQSILEKNHNGYCISKEVDERPLVGSLYCSKCGKKLTGYLNRRKNLHYYKCQTCSGVTINANTPRRQSKNIGAHDVFVELLNLFSFKKELEPLFNLQLKKILTNHSDSTKQEQAIFKKRLTELNEKREKLNRNFAFGDIGKEMFDKYIVEIDTEIHSLQQKYQIPDLEISNLDKSVKKLLDIVRNISKYWKSASVSNKKRLQELLFPQGLVLDTERRQYLTSRMNSLFMLKLDLMGLTEEDKKKLPIVFDGESDLVAGTGLEPVAFGL, from the coding sequence ATGAATAATTTAGACAAGTACAGAAAGTTTGCAAAGGCAAGGCCAAATGCAAACGCTAAAACGAAGAACCTTAATGTGTGGCTGTATACAAGAGTATCCAGTGCTAGCCAAAAAGATAACTATTCGTTAGATTATCAAAGGGATGAAGCGTATGCTTTTGCCCAAAAAAAGGGTCTGACCATAACCCGAGAGTTTGGGAAAAAAAACGAATCGGCAAGTTCTGACTTCACAAGGAAAGAATTCAGTGATTTGATAAATGAGGTTAAAAAAGAAAAAGTGAAACCTTTTGCGATTATGGTTTACATTATGAATCGTTTTTCGAGAAGTGGTGGAGGTGCAGTAGCAATTGCAGATGAATTGATTAACAAAATTGGTGTTCATTTAATAGAGGTCTGCTCTGGTTTGGACACAAGTACTGATGACGGCAGGTTAGAGATATATGACAAGCTGCTAGAAGCCAAAAAGCAAAATAATGACCGACTAAAACACACTATCCCTGGCATGAAGCGTTTATTGAAAGCAGGAAAGTGTCTGGGGAATGTCCCCTTTGGGTATACTCAATATGGCCCACGAGTCAAAGATTTTGAAAGAAGAGCTGTCGAACAAAGAATAATTATTAACGAAGATGGAAAGAAACTAAAATTGGCGTGGGAGTGGAAGGTTAGTGGAATGCCCGACCATGTGATACTCACTAAACTGAGAAGCCTAGGGGTTAATATACGTAAACAAAAACTTAGCGCAATGTGGAATAAGCCCTTCTACTGCGGAATTCAAACTAATAAACTTTTAGATGGAGACTTTGTCCGTGGCAATTGGGAGGTTATGGTATCAGAAGATGTTTTCTGGAAGGTGCAATCCATATTGGAAAAAAATCACAACGGATATTGTATATCGAAGGAAGTTGATGAAAGACCACTAGTCGGGTCTCTTTATTGCTCAAAATGCGGCAAAAAACTGACAGGCTACTTAAACAGACGAAAAAACCTTCATTACTACAAGTGTCAAACTTGCTCTGGCGTTACAATCAATGCTAATACCCCAAGGAGACAATCAAAGAATATTGGCGCACATGATGTTTTTGTAGAATTATTAAACCTATTTTCTTTTAAGAAGGAGCTAGAACCGCTGTTTAATCTCCAACTCAAGAAAATTTTAACAAATCATTCGGATTCTACAAAACAAGAACAGGCAATATTCAAGAAGCGACTCACAGAACTTAATGAAAAACGTGAAAAACTCAACAGAAATTTCGCCTTTGGTGATATTGGTAAAGAAATGTTCGATAAATATATCGTTGAGATTGACACAGAAATTCACTCTCTTCAACAAAAGTATCAAATTCCAGATTTAGAAATATCTAACCTCGATAAAAGTGTAAAAAAGTTATTAGATATCGTTCGAAATATCAGTAAATACTGGAAGTCAGCAAGTGTATCAAACAAAAAGAGATTACAAGAATTGCTATTTCCTCAAGGTTTAGTCCTAGATACTGAGAGAAGGCAATATCTAACTTCTAGAATGAATAGTCTCTTTATGCTAAAGCTAGATTTAATGGGACTTACAGAAGAGGACAAAAAGAAACTCCCCATCGTTTTTGATGGGGAGTCCGATTTAGTAGCGGGGACAGGACTCGAACCTGTGGCCTTTGGGTTATGA
- a CDS encoding DNA-binding response regulator gives MIRAILVDDEKDARDSFQLIVSEFFSSDVEIVASVGSVKDAVKSIISLKPELVFLDIEMPKENGLQLFEYFGEDIEFEVVFTTAYQKYAITAFRYAALDYLLKPIDYNQLGETIQRFKRRTRNFSKIKIDTFVNNLSNDLEINKKVVFPAKNGYQIVKVSNILFCQADINYSTIHLIDGTSFTIVSTLKNLEETLPETSFFRCHKSFLVNINHIKTYDKSRDKIVLDSGKEVDIATRRVEQFMEILNK, from the coding sequence ATGATTAGGGCAATTTTGGTTGATGATGAAAAGGATGCTCGTGATTCCTTTCAACTTATTGTATCGGAATTCTTTAGCAGCGATGTAGAGATAGTTGCATCGGTTGGCAGCGTAAAGGATGCTGTTAAATCTATAATTTCACTGAAACCAGAGCTGGTATTCCTTGATATTGAAATGCCAAAGGAGAATGGCCTGCAACTATTCGAGTATTTTGGCGAGGATATTGAATTTGAGGTGGTTTTCACCACAGCTTACCAAAAATATGCAATTACTGCATTCAGGTATGCAGCGTTGGATTACCTATTAAAACCAATAGACTATAATCAACTGGGCGAAACTATTCAGCGATTTAAAAGGAGAACAAGAAACTTTTCAAAGATAAAAATCGATACCTTCGTAAACAATCTCTCCAACGATTTAGAAATCAATAAGAAAGTCGTTTTTCCTGCAAAAAACGGCTACCAGATTGTTAAGGTTAGCAATATTCTGTTCTGTCAAGCTGACATAAACTACTCCACCATTCACCTAATTGATGGCACTTCTTTTACGATAGTTTCCACGCTAAAAAACTTGGAGGAAACACTTCCCGAAACATCCTTCTTCAGATGCCACAAGTCTTTTTTGGTAAACATTAACCACATCAAAACCTACGACAAAAGTAGAGATAAGATTGTGCTAGATTCTGGAAAAGAGGTGGATATTGCAACCCGCAGGGTAGAACAGTTTATGGAGATACTAAATAAATAA
- a CDS encoding histidine kinase, whose amino-acid sequence MRTTVCCLKLILLFSVVSFKTTFGQIHYSKHYTMRDGLPSNSIRVIFKDSRGVMWIGTDAGLCTFDGNSFRKFSLLNENKSNKVWTITEDDYGNIWFGTYGSGLFKYNGKKIDRYQSPIIPSNHIRKIHYSKTHKCLLIGTEQGFCVYKDSIFKNYPIDPNKPDNRVQVMGFAETEKGVNFYTYLHFAYTYYPNENKIIPIPTDSPINSESSSSCFISSKGDTLVGDFKRGLKIINNSGVKRYDGMGQIFDMQEDKAGVIWVAAWSYMDMPEKGGFYCIQENKQPLQVNSQFKINDRLAWCIYIDENDNKYLGTDDNGFYFIPNNGITYFDASFFGLNKLEIYDIDYIDENIWFTANNYLIIGKQETGFKVISSDYLLKHSKSGYPNRKNHTKTQSDILLMDIAIDSLANIWIGSNKTIFKLTQPNPPYLHYNYGTHFGQRIFVDKKGKLLATGWHYLGIIPNIFEKWDSTCIKSLDFPTDINRVIIRADEVWFSSWANGLYCYKRGKFTTYRKNERIPNNINDICIDKQKRIIAGTNDGVLKIYERKDSLIEKYSLSNYDGIIGNNISWLFCSSDNLLWIGTNSGINVLSLNKLYDEGKTEIRIYNHDEGYTEFEVSGIVEDKYGNLWLGGEDYLVKIESKKLLDNQSNFGKLNLSSILMNNSEYDWSKKFTTNPWTHLPIDKVVLNYDENSLVFKVNTTNIQNPNKDVYSVYLEGFDKEPSEWNTKQEFTYTNLKYGNYKLIVRCKNLSTQREYEPIEFAFTIKPPWWFTWWFLLFTFTFLILFAYTFIQKRLKEARRKSKVEQRVAELKLEALKAQMNPHFIFNAFSSIQLYILKQDTKNALDYLNKFSKLIRMTLDNSTRSQVRLSEEVEFLRYYLDLEKKRVINLDYSIEISDNIEIESTNIPPMLIQPLVENAIMHGIRHLDGEGMIKISFDITNENMLLCVIDDNGIGRQKASEIYANQTRTHSSKSTLINQERIELFNSSTKHKSIQMQYTDLCYDGVNGTRVELIIDSD is encoded by the coding sequence ATGCGTACCACAGTGTGCTGTCTTAAATTAATTTTACTTTTTTCTGTAGTAAGTTTTAAAACAACCTTTGGACAAATCCACTATTCAAAGCACTACACAATGAGAGATGGGCTGCCATCCAACTCTATTCGTGTAATATTTAAAGATTCCAGAGGCGTTATGTGGATAGGAACAGATGCAGGATTATGCACCTTTGATGGGAATAGTTTCAGAAAGTTTTCACTTCTAAATGAAAATAAGAGCAACAAGGTTTGGACTATAACCGAGGATGATTATGGGAACATTTGGTTCGGAACGTACGGTAGTGGACTTTTCAAGTATAATGGAAAAAAAATTGATAGATATCAAAGCCCAATTATTCCTAGTAATCATATACGAAAGATTCATTACTCTAAAACGCATAAATGTCTTTTAATTGGGACAGAACAGGGATTTTGTGTTTACAAAGACTCTATTTTCAAAAACTATCCAATTGACCCCAACAAACCAGACAATAGGGTTCAAGTAATGGGGTTTGCTGAAACAGAAAAAGGAGTAAACTTTTACACCTACCTACACTTTGCATACACCTATTACCCTAACGAAAATAAAATTATTCCTATTCCAACAGATTCGCCAATCAACAGCGAATCTAGTTCTTCTTGCTTCATTAGTTCTAAGGGTGACACCTTGGTCGGTGACTTTAAAAGAGGATTAAAAATAATTAACAACTCGGGAGTCAAACGATATGACGGCATGGGACAAATCTTTGATATGCAAGAGGATAAGGCTGGTGTAATATGGGTTGCAGCCTGGAGTTATATGGATATGCCTGAAAAGGGCGGATTTTACTGCATCCAAGAAAATAAGCAACCATTGCAGGTAAACTCTCAATTCAAAATTAACGATAGACTGGCATGGTGTATTTATATCGATGAAAATGACAACAAATACCTTGGAACAGACGACAATGGTTTCTATTTTATTCCCAACAATGGAATTACCTACTTTGATGCTTCATTCTTTGGATTGAATAAACTGGAAATTTATGACATAGATTATATAGATGAAAATATTTGGTTTACAGCAAATAACTATCTAATTATTGGTAAACAGGAAACTGGATTCAAGGTGATAAGTAGCGACTATCTGCTCAAGCATTCTAAATCGGGTTATCCAAATAGAAAGAATCACACCAAAACTCAAAGTGATATTTTATTAATGGATATTGCAATTGATAGTCTTGCTAATATATGGATTGGCTCTAACAAAACAATATTCAAATTAACTCAACCAAACCCTCCATACCTACACTATAATTACGGGACGCATTTTGGACAAAGAATATTTGTGGACAAAAAAGGAAAATTACTTGCAACAGGATGGCACTACTTAGGTATTATACCAAATATTTTTGAAAAATGGGACTCTACATGTATTAAATCACTTGATTTCCCTACAGATATAAACAGGGTAATAATAAGAGCAGATGAAGTCTGGTTTTCAAGTTGGGCTAACGGATTGTACTGCTATAAAAGAGGAAAATTTACTACCTACAGAAAAAACGAGAGGATTCCTAACAATATTAATGATATTTGTATAGATAAACAAAAAAGAATTATAGCAGGAACAAACGATGGGGTTTTAAAAATCTACGAGAGAAAGGATAGTCTAATAGAGAAGTACTCGTTGTCCAATTATGATGGAATAATAGGCAATAATATATCGTGGTTATTCTGTTCCTCAGACAACTTACTTTGGATTGGGACAAACTCTGGTATTAACGTATTGTCTTTAAATAAACTTTATGACGAAGGGAAAACAGAAATTCGTATTTACAATCATGATGAGGGGTATACTGAATTTGAAGTTAGCGGTATAGTTGAGGATAAATATGGTAATTTATGGCTAGGTGGAGAGGATTACCTAGTAAAGATTGAATCAAAAAAATTACTAGACAATCAGAGCAACTTCGGCAAACTCAATCTTTCGTCTATACTTATGAATAACAGTGAATATGATTGGAGTAAAAAATTCACAACCAACCCTTGGACTCATTTACCAATAGACAAAGTGGTATTGAACTATGATGAGAACTCCTTGGTATTTAAAGTGAACACCACTAATATTCAGAATCCTAACAAAGATGTCTATTCTGTTTATCTGGAAGGGTTTGATAAAGAACCATCAGAATGGAATACTAAGCAAGAGTTTACATATACCAACCTTAAATATGGAAATTACAAACTTATTGTAAGGTGTAAAAATTTAAGTACCCAAAGGGAGTATGAGCCTATCGAATTTGCTTTTACAATAAAACCTCCTTGGTGGTTTACTTGGTGGTTCTTGTTATTTACTTTTACATTCTTAATTTTATTTGCATATACTTTTATTCAGAAAAGATTAAAGGAAGCCAGAAGAAAATCAAAAGTAGAACAACGAGTTGCTGAATTAAAGTTAGAGGCATTAAAAGCTCAAATGAACCCGCACTTCATATTCAACGCATTCTCTTCAATTCAGTTGTATATTTTAAAACAAGACACAAAGAATGCACTAGATTATCTTAATAAGTTTTCTAAACTTATAAGAATGACATTAGACAACTCGACAAGGAGTCAAGTTCGATTGAGCGAGGAAGTCGAATTTCTAAGATACTATCTGGATTTGGAGAAAAAAAGAGTTATCAATTTAGACTATTCGATTGAAATAAGCGATAACATTGAAATTGAATCCACCAATATTCCCCCCATGCTAATACAACCCTTGGTAGAAAATGCCATAATGCATGGAATAAGACACTTGGATGGAGAAGGAATGATTAAGATTTCGTTTGATATTACTAATGAAAATATGCTCCTCTGTGTAATTGATGATAATGGTATTGGAAGACAAAAGGCCTCCGAAATTTATGCGAATCAAACAAGAACCCATAGTTCCAAAAGCACATTGATTAATCAGGAGCGAATAGAACTTTTCAACTCTTCAACAAAGCACAAAAGTATCCAAATGCAATACACCGACCTATGTTACGATGGTGTAAACGGAACTCGTGTTGAGTTGATAATTGATTCTGATTAG
- a CDS encoding hypothetical protein (frameshifted, insertion/deletion at around 862769) has product MNKAIDYKEIAKSLLFGVVTGDVLGVPFEFKNRQTLKQNPAKDMIGYGTHNQPTGTFSDDSSLTFCLAEALTEGFDLNTIGQNFVKWHDEGFWTARGEVYDVGNATRQAINKLAKGVPPEISGGFEETDNGNGSLMRILPLIFYIKEKPIRERFEITKQVSSITHGHTHSIIACFYCLEFALQKYYLGKTNLLFTINLKLRYRCFLIQYQLKLMNSQYLINFLKETSTNFMKTR; this is encoded by the coding sequence ATGAATAAAGCAATTGACTATAAAGAGATAGCGAAATCTTTATTGTTTGGCGTTGTAACAGGCGATGTCTTGGGTGTCCCATTTGAGTTTAAAAATAGACAAACTTTAAAGCAGAATCCAGCCAAGGATATGATTGGTTACGGAACTCATAACCAGCCAACTGGAACATTCTCAGACGATAGTTCCCTTACCTTCTGTCTGGCTGAAGCATTAACAGAAGGGTTCGATTTAAACACCATTGGGCAAAACTTTGTAAAATGGCATGATGAAGGATTCTGGACGGCACGAGGAGAGGTGTACGATGTTGGGAATGCAACTAGACAAGCAATCAACAAGTTAGCAAAAGGGGTGCCGCCAGAAATATCTGGAGGTTTTGAAGAAACGGACAATGGAAATGGTTCTTTAATGAGAATATTACCCCTAATTTTCTACATCAAAGAAAAACCTATTAGAGAAAGATTTGAAATTACTAAGCAAGTCTCCTCAATCACGCATGGACACACTCATTCCATAATTGCTTGTTTCTATTGCTTGGAATTTGCATTACAGAAATACTATCTGGGAAAAACAAATTTATTATTTACGATAAACTTAAAGTTGAGATACCGATGTTTCTTAATTCAATATCAATTGAAACTTATGAATTCTCAATATTTGATAAACTTCTTAAAGGAGACATCCACAAACTTCATGAAGACGAGATAG
- a CDS encoding hypothetical protein (frameshifted, insertion/deletion at around 862775) — protein sequence MFLNSISIETYEFSIFDKLLKGDIHKLHEDEIESSGYVLHTLEASIWCLLTTDNYKDAVLKAVNLGDDTDTTASVTGGLAGLLYGLNSIPEEWLDKLARRDDIENLAKRLGDRCNM from the coding sequence ATGTTTCTTAATTCAATATCAATTGAAACTTATGAATTCTCAATATTTGATAAACTTCTTAAAGGAGACATCCACAAACTTCATGAAGACGAGATAGAAAGTAGTGGTTATGTTCTTCATACCTTGGAGGCAAGTATTTGGTGTTTGCTTACAACCGACAACTATAAAGATGCTGTACTGAAGGCAGTAAACCTAGGTGACGACACAGATACAACAGCTTCAGTAACAGGAGGTCTTGCTGGATTGCTATATGGTTTAAATAGCATTCCAGAGGAATGGTTAGACAAACTAGCAAGGCGGGATGATATTGAAAATTTAGCAAAAAGATTAGGAGATAGGTGCAATATGTAA
- a CDS encoding type I deoxyribonuclease HsdR → MLSPEYLESELPAIQLFKKLGYLYLDGSTVDERHSIDETVLKNRLTKALASINPWMNEKSIAKAYDYITNIQGSSQMEINQRVWNLLLGTEKSIKQVINGTEEFKPAKYIDFENIENNDFLIVNQMRFKGKSCTSIPDIVVYLNGLPIAVIESKSPSSKTAIDDCIKDILFYQENSPKLFTHNQICAGIFKVGAKYGALGAKQTHYSHYKSNDTSELESLVERKPTAQDIMLYNLFRKDFLLDIIRHFIIFEYQESNLIKKLPRYQQIQATNKAIAKLQEHDKGGVIWHTQGSGKSITMVYIMRKLKSEAYGFNNPTILVLTDRKDLDTQINTTFQNISIKNISQATSVVSLNKLLENDYGGIITSTIQKFQESNETIVERDVTEQEEEEIIKVERYIDGNTIIKITKRLTKEGKYEQVGREEIPLKQISTKENLYVLVDEAHRSNYGFLAAFMRCSIPNAKFIAFTGTPISKEEKSTLGEFSGGDYIDVYTIKQSVDDGNTVELFYDAGIALLDVKKEELDRQFEQEFGNLTLEQKEARKREALKRYQFSKERIESVAKHIIDHYSKKIYPDGHKAFVVCNGREAAILYKKEFERLKAEGIHDFRTKVVISLGSPKSDDIAKELYTTIEYNKKNPKSPKPIFVTPDDEVKETINDFKLPFGDESETEKSGKKKHNNDAIIVVSDMLLTGYDVPIASCMYLDKPLKEHNLLQAIARVNRTRTGKAAGYIIDYYGVTQDLVKALEIFSGDIRPSDILKNLSEEIPRLETNHAKLVDFFKSIKIDRKYRRDEYIDEAILFLEPINIRDEFKDLLKLFNKSIDIVLPDRAALRFEYDFKLFNEIKLQARNAYPNDEGLKVDKDECLKIQQLIDEHLTSHGVKSLLNEPISLYDRDKFRKEMEKASLSTKELKMRNNLKHTIQVGIDKDPDFFKPLAERLEKLLELKKVERISQLKLLDEYHQMQDDIINRKKKAEDIGLTSESEIAINNTLKTIFDSKSVDMTKLIFNEIEGELGIIGWTEKGTVKKDMENKIVKLLVEKMERADARVKSKEIVELIRKNTNA, encoded by the coding sequence ATGTTGTCCCCTGAATACCTCGAATCAGAGTTACCTGCAATACAACTCTTCAAAAAACTTGGATACCTGTATCTTGATGGTTCAACGGTTGATGAGCGGCATAGCATTGATGAAACTGTGCTGAAAAATAGACTGACCAAGGCCTTGGCTTCCATAAACCCTTGGATGAACGAAAAGAGTATAGCAAAAGCATATGACTATATTACCAATATACAGGGTTCATCACAAATGGAGATTAACCAGAGGGTCTGGAATCTGCTTCTGGGAACAGAAAAATCAATTAAGCAAGTTATTAACGGTACAGAGGAGTTTAAGCCAGCAAAGTATATCGATTTTGAGAATATTGAGAACAATGATTTTTTAATAGTAAACCAGATGAGGTTTAAGGGTAAATCCTGTACCTCTATTCCCGACATTGTGGTTTACCTGAATGGATTACCCATTGCAGTTATTGAAAGTAAATCTCCCAGTTCAAAAACCGCTATTGATGATTGTATAAAAGACATACTGTTCTATCAGGAGAATTCACCAAAACTGTTTACTCATAACCAGATTTGTGCAGGAATATTCAAGGTTGGGGCAAAGTATGGTGCTCTGGGCGCAAAGCAAACCCACTACTCCCACTATAAATCAAATGACACATCAGAGTTGGAATCGTTGGTGGAACGAAAGCCAACGGCACAGGATATAATGCTCTACAACCTTTTCAGGAAAGATTTTCTGCTAGATATTATCCGACATTTCATCATTTTTGAGTATCAGGAATCGAATTTGATTAAAAAATTACCTCGATACCAACAGATACAGGCAACCAATAAAGCAATAGCGAAATTACAAGAACACGATAAGGGCGGGGTGATTTGGCATACACAGGGTTCTGGTAAATCAATCACAATGGTTTACATAATGCGTAAGTTAAAATCGGAGGCATATGGCTTTAACAATCCCACCATATTAGTTTTGACTGACCGAAAGGACTTGGACACCCAAATTAATACTACTTTCCAAAATATTAGCATCAAAAACATAAGCCAAGCCACATCTGTTGTTAGTCTTAATAAATTACTTGAGAATGATTATGGTGGCATCATCACTTCAACAATCCAAAAGTTCCAAGAATCTAACGAAACTATCGTTGAACGAGATGTAACGGAGCAAGAAGAAGAGGAAATAATCAAAGTTGAGCGTTATATCGATGGTAACACCATTATCAAAATAACCAAAAGACTTACTAAAGAGGGTAAATATGAGCAAGTGGGCAGGGAGGAAATACCGTTAAAGCAAATTTCAACAAAGGAAAACCTATATGTGCTGGTCGATGAAGCCCACCGCAGTAACTATGGATTTTTAGCTGCCTTTATGAGATGCTCCATTCCAAATGCCAAATTTATTGCGTTTACAGGAACACCAATATCCAAAGAGGAAAAGTCAACTTTAGGTGAATTTAGTGGCGGTGATTACATCGATGTTTACACTATAAAACAATCTGTTGACGATGGTAATACTGTTGAGTTATTCTACGATGCTGGCATTGCACTTTTGGATGTTAAAAAAGAAGAACTCGACCGCCAATTTGAGCAAGAATTTGGGAATTTAACGCTAGAACAAAAAGAGGCTCGGAAGCGTGAAGCATTGAAACGTTATCAGTTCTCGAAGGAGAGAATCGAATCCGTTGCTAAACATATCATCGACCATTATAGCAAAAAGATATACCCTGATGGTCATAAGGCCTTTGTAGTATGTAATGGCAGAGAGGCAGCCATACTTTACAAGAAAGAATTTGAACGGCTAAAGGCCGAAGGTATACATGACTTTAGAACCAAGGTGGTTATCAGCCTAGGTTCACCAAAGAGTGATGATATCGCCAAAGAACTATACACAACAATTGAGTATAATAAGAAGAATCCGAAAAGTCCTAAGCCCATATTTGTAACACCCGATGATGAGGTAAAAGAAACTATTAATGATTTCAAATTGCCTTTCGGTGATGAATCGGAAACAGAAAAGTCGGGTAAGAAAAAACACAATAACGATGCAATAATTGTAGTATCTGACATGCTATTGACTGGTTACGATGTGCCTATTGCATCTTGTATGTATTTAGATAAGCCATTAAAAGAGCATAATCTACTACAGGCAATAGCTAGGGTGAACCGAACAAGAACGGGAAAAGCGGCTGGATATATAATAGATTATTACGGTGTTACACAGGATTTAGTAAAAGCATTGGAAATTTTTTCTGGTGATATTAGACCGTCTGATATTTTGAAAAATTTGTCTGAGGAGATACCTCGGCTTGAAACGAATCATGCCAAATTGGTCGATTTTTTCAAGAGTATTAAAATTGATAGAAAGTATAGACGAGATGAATATATAGATGAAGCCATCCTATTCCTTGAGCCAATTAACATCAGAGATGAGTTTAAAGATTTACTTAAACTATTCAATAAATCAATTGATATAGTCCTACCAGATAGGGCAGCGTTACGATTTGAATACGATTTTAAACTTTTCAATGAGATTAAGCTACAAGCTAGGAATGCATATCCCAATGATGAAGGATTGAAAGTTGACAAGGATGAGTGCTTGAAGATTCAACAACTTATTGATGAGCATTTAACATCACATGGAGTTAAATCATTGTTGAACGAGCCTATTTCCCTTTATGACCGTGATAAATTTAGGAAAGAAATGGAAAAGGCATCGCTAAGTACCAAGGAGCTGAAAATGCGAAACAACCTAAAGCATACAATACAGGTTGGTATAGACAAAGACCCCGATTTCTTTAAACCATTGGCTGAGCGATTGGAAAAACTATTAGAACTTAAAAAAGTAGAGCGTATTTCACAGTTAAAACTTCTAGATGAATATCATCAGATGCAAGATGATATAATCAACAGAAAGAAAAAAGCCGAAGACATTGGACTTACATCTGAAAGTGAGATTGCAATAAATAATACGCTAAAAACAATTTTCGATTCAAAATCGGTGGATATGACCAAGCTTATATTCAATGAAATTGAAGGAGAATTAGGCATAATTGGCTGGACAGAAAAGGGCACGGTTAAAAAGGATATGGAGAATAAGATAGTTAAACTACTGGTTGAAAAGATGGAAAGAGCCGATGCGAGAGTGAAAAGCAAAGAGATTGTGGAACTAATTAGAAAGAACACTAATGCCTAG